In a single window of the Catenulispora sp. EB89 genome:
- a CDS encoding ABC transporter ATP-binding protein: MTGATGVTSSGPSASSPSSSTPAGRRPDSQLGRLSLRGVSRAYGAHTALHPLDLEIAGGEFIALLGPSGCGKTTALNCLAGLLPLTSGAIELDGRRVDTLPPEKRGFGMVFQNYALFPHLTVRANVAFGLKMRGVGKAEIERRVTEVLRLVRLTEHAAKHPAQLSGGQQQRVAIARAIVTEPALVLMDEPLSNLDAALRLAMRGEIRRIHQDFGLTTVYVTHDQEEALSLADRLVVLHDGRVSQIGTPAELYEHPADPHVAAFMGYRNLLPLTVSSAEAATALAEGDGLRIVGTPAGEPPRAGEQVLVAIRPEDLHVAAEGEAGIGEATAEIVEYHGRVLHVEAATSEGRRLHLKANEPVRPGDRLRVAVAAERALVFRDAAAEAVFAPEVETGATTVAVQGDSGAEAS; encoded by the coding sequence ATGACTGGTGCGACTGGTGTGACGTCTTCCGGGCCTTCTGCCTCATCCCCGTCCTCGTCCACGCCTGCCGGCCGGCGGCCCGACTCCCAACTCGGCCGGCTGAGCCTGCGGGGCGTCAGCCGGGCCTACGGCGCGCACACCGCGCTGCACCCGCTGGACCTGGAGATCGCCGGCGGGGAGTTCATCGCGCTGCTCGGGCCGTCCGGCTGCGGCAAGACCACGGCGCTGAACTGTCTGGCCGGGCTGCTGCCGCTGACCTCCGGCGCGATCGAACTGGACGGCCGGCGCGTGGACACCCTTCCTCCGGAGAAACGCGGCTTCGGGATGGTGTTCCAGAACTACGCGCTGTTCCCGCACCTGACGGTCCGCGCGAACGTTGCCTTCGGCCTGAAGATGCGCGGCGTCGGCAAGGCGGAGATCGAACGCCGCGTCACGGAGGTGCTGCGGCTGGTCCGCCTCACCGAGCACGCCGCGAAACACCCGGCACAGCTGTCCGGCGGCCAGCAGCAGCGGGTCGCGATCGCGCGGGCGATCGTCACCGAGCCGGCGCTGGTGCTGATGGACGAGCCGCTGTCGAACCTGGACGCCGCCCTGCGGCTGGCGATGCGCGGCGAGATCCGGCGCATCCACCAGGACTTCGGGCTGACGACGGTCTACGTCACGCACGACCAGGAGGAGGCGCTGTCGCTGGCCGACCGCCTGGTGGTGCTGCACGACGGCCGCGTGAGCCAGATCGGGACGCCGGCCGAGCTGTACGAACACCCGGCGGACCCGCACGTCGCGGCGTTCATGGGGTATCGCAACCTGCTGCCGCTGACAGTGTCCTCGGCCGAGGCCGCGACGGCGCTCGCCGAGGGGGACGGGCTGCGGATAGTCGGTACTCCGGCCGGGGAACCGCCGCGCGCCGGGGAGCAGGTGCTGGTCGCGATCCGGCCCGAGGACCTGCACGTCGCCGCCGAGGGAGAGGCCGGTATCGGCGAGGCCACGGCGGAGATTGTGGAGTACCACGGCCGGGTGCTGCATGTGGAGGCGGCGACGAGCGAGGGCCGGCGGTTGCACCTGAAGGCCAACGAGCCGGTGCGCCCCGGCGACCGGCTGCGTGTCGCGGTGGCGGCCGAGCGGGCGCTCGTGTTTCGGGACGCGGCGGCAGAGGCGGTGTTCGCACCTGAGGTAGAGACAGGCGCTACAACCGTTGCGGTGCAAGGGGACTCGGGGGCCGAGGCCTCATGA
- a CDS encoding ABC transporter permease: protein MTATTAPATAPPGPDRRPALRHRLAERGVDRTLLLVVPGALALIALFCYPFFYGLQLSFQPTQGGVLGAYHKFFSDPFSRKSIWATFSLAVPASVINVGASVPISYRMRRDFRGKRIMLAVLVVPITLGTVLTAEGILEFFGPAGWFNRTLHLLGLAASPMRLTMNYTGVLLSLIISGFPFAYLLTHSYLSGIHPSLEKAAATLGAGWWQRFRYVTLPLLLPGLLTTFSLTFVMAFAVFPSALMVGDPDGHTHVISIEAYEAALERFDYAQGCADAMIMTLLMLAVIGALAAARSRMYRGATGGKG, encoded by the coding sequence ATGACCGCCACCACCGCACCCGCCACCGCACCTCCCGGCCCGGACCGCCGTCCAGCATTGCGCCACCGCCTGGCCGAGCGCGGCGTCGATCGCACGCTGCTGCTTGTGGTGCCGGGGGCGCTCGCCCTGATCGCGCTGTTCTGCTATCCGTTCTTCTACGGCCTTCAGCTCTCGTTCCAGCCCACTCAGGGCGGCGTGCTGGGCGCGTACCACAAGTTCTTCAGCGATCCGTTCTCGCGCAAGTCGATCTGGGCGACCTTCTCGCTGGCCGTCCCGGCCTCCGTCATCAACGTCGGCGCCTCCGTGCCGATCTCCTATCGGATGCGGCGTGACTTCCGGGGCAAGCGCATCATGCTCGCCGTGCTGGTCGTGCCGATCACGCTCGGGACGGTGCTGACCGCCGAGGGCATCCTGGAGTTCTTCGGGCCGGCCGGGTGGTTCAACCGCACGTTGCACCTGCTCGGGCTCGCGGCGTCGCCGATGCGGCTGACCATGAACTACACCGGGGTGCTGCTGTCGCTGATCATCAGCGGGTTCCCGTTCGCCTACCTGCTGACCCACTCCTACCTCTCCGGCATCCATCCGAGCCTGGAGAAGGCCGCCGCCACGCTCGGCGCCGGGTGGTGGCAGCGCTTCCGCTACGTCACGCTGCCCCTGCTGCTGCCCGGTCTGCTGACCACCTTCAGCCTGACGTTCGTCATGGCCTTCGCGGTGTTCCCCTCCGCGCTCATGGTCGGCGACCCCGACGGCCACACGCACGTCATCTCCATCGAGGCCTACGAGGCCGCGCTGGAACGCTTCGACTACGCGCAGGGCTGCGCCGACGCCATGATCATGACGCTCCTGATGCTGGCGGTGATCGGCGCGCTGGCCGCGGCCCGGTCCCGGATGTACCGGGGCGCGACGGGAGGCAAGGGATGA
- a CDS encoding ABC transporter permease: protein MPDALDASAPDAERRRLALRPGTWITWGVLAFFLLNLAGVITTVLLDSFGTRWFDSWLPGGWTGHWYSDAWREFSLGRVLGVTLEVTLLVVAISLALGVPAAYALARRDFPGKRALTLLFVLPILVPPIAYGIPLATMLYKVHLAGTLTGVVLANLVPSIPFVVFTMTPFIEQIDPRIEAAARVCGAGTPTVLGRILGPLLVPGMLAAGILVLVRTFGMFELTFLTSGPSSQTLVVTLFSAVNSAGIRSTQSIDAMAVVYTGSMAVLLLIALRFVNPTQLVARSAD from the coding sequence ATGCCCGACGCTCTGGACGCGTCCGCGCCGGACGCGGAGCGCCGCCGGCTGGCCCTGCGTCCGGGGACCTGGATCACCTGGGGCGTCCTGGCCTTCTTCCTCCTGAACCTGGCCGGCGTGATCACCACCGTCCTCCTGGACTCCTTCGGCACCCGCTGGTTCGACTCCTGGCTCCCCGGCGGCTGGACCGGCCACTGGTACTCCGACGCCTGGCGCGAGTTCAGCCTCGGCCGGGTCCTGGGCGTCACGCTGGAGGTGACGCTGCTGGTCGTCGCGATCTCGCTGGCGCTCGGCGTCCCCGCCGCCTACGCGCTGGCGCGCCGCGACTTCCCGGGCAAGCGCGCGCTCACGCTGCTGTTCGTGCTGCCGATCCTGGTGCCGCCGATCGCCTACGGCATCCCGCTGGCCACCATGCTCTACAAGGTCCACCTGGCCGGGACGCTGACCGGCGTGGTCCTGGCCAACCTGGTGCCCTCGATCCCGTTCGTGGTGTTCACGATGACCCCGTTCATCGAGCAGATCGACCCGCGGATCGAGGCGGCGGCGCGGGTGTGCGGGGCCGGGACGCCGACCGTGCTCGGCCGGATCCTGGGGCCGCTGCTGGTGCCCGGGATGCTGGCCGCCGGGATCCTGGTGCTGGTGCGGACGTTCGGCATGTTCGAGCTGACGTTCCTCACCTCCGGGCCGAGCAGCCAGACGCTGGTCGTGACCCTGTTCTCGGCCGTGAACTCCGCCGGCATCCGCTCCACCCAGTCCATCGACGCCATGGCCGTCGTCTACACCGGCTCCATGGCGGTCCTGCTGCTCATCGCGCTGCGCTTCGTGAACCCGACGCAGTTGGTCGCGAGGTCCGCGGACTAG
- a CDS encoding NAD-dependent epimerase/dehydratase family protein, giving the protein MSPRGPGPVLVTGAAGRIGGYLRSGLPPLGWRLRCLDLVGPPRSELAPKRKHQHAHAPDTLSWVVGDILDPKALARAMAGIEAVVHLAGIPTEAPFEDLLPANLDGTYQVFEAARRAGVRRVIYASSNHAVGFHGSGSLLTASARARPDSLYGVTKAFGEALGSFYSDRYGMDVAAVRIGSCFDRPPGERGLGTWLSPNDSVRLMDALLRAPSFGFALLYGISANTRAWWDLEPARALGYRPQDDAEVFAEQILAEHAALAPDDPDRRYVGGRMAATSAHHPGVGEGRT; this is encoded by the coding sequence GTGAGCCCCCGGGGCCCGGGCCCGGTCCTGGTGACCGGCGCGGCCGGTCGGATCGGCGGCTACCTGCGGTCCGGCCTGCCGCCGCTGGGCTGGCGCCTGCGATGCCTGGACCTGGTCGGTCCGCCCCGGTCCGAGCTCGCGCCCAAGCGCAAGCACCAGCACGCGCACGCGCCCGACACCCTGTCCTGGGTGGTCGGCGACATCCTCGACCCGAAGGCGCTGGCGAGAGCCATGGCCGGCATCGAGGCCGTCGTGCACCTGGCGGGCATCCCGACCGAGGCTCCGTTCGAGGATCTGCTGCCCGCGAACCTGGACGGGACGTATCAGGTCTTCGAAGCGGCACGGCGAGCCGGCGTGCGACGCGTCATCTACGCCAGCAGCAACCACGCCGTCGGCTTCCACGGGAGCGGATCGCTGCTCACCGCCTCGGCGAGAGCGCGCCCTGATTCGCTGTACGGCGTCACGAAGGCCTTCGGCGAGGCACTGGGCTCGTTCTACTCGGATCGCTACGGCATGGACGTCGCGGCGGTGCGGATCGGGAGCTGCTTCGACCGGCCGCCGGGGGAGCGGGGCCTGGGCACGTGGCTGAGCCCGAACGATTCGGTGCGGCTCATGGACGCGCTGCTGCGCGCCCCGTCGTTCGGCTTCGCACTGCTGTACGGCATCTCCGCGAACACGCGTGCGTGGTGGGACCTGGAGCCGGCGCGTGCCCTCGGCTACCGGCCGCAGGACGACGCCGAGGTCTTCGCCGAACAGATCCTCGCCGAGCACGCGGCACTGGCCCCCGACGACCCGGACCGCCGGTACGTCGGCGGTCGCATGGCTGCGACCAGCGCTCATCACCCGGGAGTGGGAGAAGGAAGGACCTGA
- a CDS encoding glycoside hydrolase family 76 protein, which produces MRFRIRSLTAAVVSVAVGVALAAGLSAGTSQAAGVTRAAVPQASSPAAASGVKVLMAGYNSGTGLIGTDGWWTSAVALSTVLTYQQTTNDTSYSYAISGAFNANKGSNFENSYLDDTGWWGLAWLQAYDVTGNIQYLQMAETDAGYIHNYWDSTCGGGIWWSTAKTYKNAIPNELFLDLTATLHNRLPGDTTYLGWANSEWNWFNGSGMINSSHLINDGLNGSCQNNAGTVWSYNQGVILAGLAELSRADDNSGLLTTGETLANASTAHLAPNGVLVEPCEPSCGADGPSFKGIYVRGLRTLATAAGTTAYDGFLQAQANSIVAHDTNGAGQLGLSWAGPFQDATSGTQASAEAALVVALGGVPSVGPPYQQGSGGRIAAGVHADYRVEVFAVTPGGAGIENRYETAPDQGWSGWSEFGPDTSGTKPKVVAVATGRHLSGRLEVFAVMSDGSILNKYEQSPDGAWSPWNGFAPGGTASALTVGVHQDGRLELFAVTGGGIKNCYETAPDQSWSTWNSFGPDTSGTNPTVDAVTTGQHSDGRLEVFAVMSDGSMKNIYESSPGGKWSPWNDYASKGTADNTGLPDTDSAGVHLDGRMEVFTVPSGGGLQNRFETSPSGPWTSTWSGFGPAGTGKVTVVGSTVARHQDGRVEVFALMSDGSIMNRFEKTAGGEWSAWSSWASPGTAVS; this is translated from the coding sequence ATGAGATTCAGAATCAGAAGTCTGACGGCGGCCGTGGTATCCGTCGCCGTCGGCGTCGCGCTGGCCGCCGGTCTTAGCGCGGGCACCTCTCAGGCCGCGGGCGTCACGCGCGCCGCCGTTCCGCAGGCCTCCAGCCCGGCGGCGGCCTCCGGTGTCAAAGTGCTGATGGCGGGCTACAACTCCGGCACCGGCCTGATCGGCACCGACGGCTGGTGGACGTCGGCCGTGGCGCTGAGCACCGTGCTGACGTACCAGCAGACCACCAACGACACGTCCTACAGCTACGCCATCTCCGGGGCCTTCAATGCGAACAAGGGCTCGAACTTCGAGAACTCCTACCTGGACGACACCGGTTGGTGGGGCCTGGCGTGGCTCCAGGCGTACGACGTCACCGGCAACATCCAGTACCTGCAGATGGCCGAGACCGACGCCGGGTACATCCACAACTACTGGGACTCCACCTGCGGCGGCGGGATCTGGTGGAGCACCGCGAAGACCTACAAGAACGCCATCCCGAACGAGCTGTTCCTGGACCTGACCGCCACGCTGCACAACCGGCTGCCCGGCGACACCACGTACCTGGGGTGGGCGAACTCCGAGTGGAACTGGTTCAACGGCAGCGGCATGATCAACAGCTCGCACCTGATCAACGACGGGCTGAACGGCTCCTGCCAGAACAACGCCGGGACCGTCTGGTCCTACAACCAGGGCGTGATCCTGGCCGGGCTGGCCGAGCTGTCCCGCGCCGACGACAACAGCGGGCTGCTGACCACCGGCGAGACGCTGGCCAACGCCTCGACGGCGCACCTCGCGCCGAACGGGGTCCTCGTCGAGCCCTGCGAGCCGAGCTGCGGGGCGGACGGCCCGTCGTTCAAGGGCATCTACGTCAGGGGCCTGCGGACACTGGCGACCGCGGCCGGGACCACGGCGTACGACGGCTTCCTGCAGGCGCAGGCGAACTCGATCGTCGCGCACGACACGAACGGCGCCGGGCAGCTCGGTCTGAGCTGGGCCGGGCCGTTCCAGGACGCCACCTCCGGGACCCAGGCCAGCGCCGAGGCCGCGCTGGTCGTCGCGCTCGGCGGCGTGCCGTCGGTCGGGCCGCCGTACCAGCAGGGCAGCGGCGGCCGGATCGCCGCGGGCGTGCACGCCGACTACCGGGTCGAGGTGTTCGCGGTCACGCCCGGCGGCGCCGGGATCGAGAACCGGTACGAGACCGCTCCGGACCAGGGGTGGTCCGGGTGGAGCGAGTTCGGGCCGGACACGTCCGGGACGAAGCCGAAGGTGGTCGCGGTGGCGACCGGACGGCATCTGAGCGGACGGCTGGAAGTGTTCGCCGTGATGAGCGACGGCTCGATCCTGAACAAGTACGAGCAGAGCCCCGACGGCGCCTGGTCCCCCTGGAACGGCTTCGCGCCCGGCGGCACGGCTTCGGCGCTGACCGTCGGCGTGCACCAGGACGGCCGGCTGGAGCTGTTCGCCGTCACCGGCGGCGGGATCAAGAACTGCTACGAGACCGCCCCGGACCAGAGCTGGTCGACCTGGAACAGCTTCGGGCCGGACACGTCGGGCACCAACCCGACCGTCGACGCCGTCACCACCGGACAGCACTCGGACGGCCGGCTGGAAGTGTTCGCCGTGATGAGCGACGGCTCAATGAAGAACATCTACGAGAGCTCGCCGGGCGGGAAGTGGTCGCCGTGGAACGACTACGCGTCGAAGGGCACCGCCGACAACACCGGGTTGCCGGACACTGATTCGGCGGGCGTCCACCTCGACGGCCGCATGGAGGTGTTCACGGTGCCGTCCGGCGGCGGGCTGCAGAACCGCTTCGAGACCAGTCCGAGCGGGCCCTGGACGTCCACCTGGAGCGGGTTCGGGCCGGCCGGGACCGGAAAGGTCACCGTCGTGGGTTCGACCGTCGCCCGGCACCAGGACGGCCGCGTGGAGGTGTTCGCGCTGATGAGCGACGGATCGATCATGAACCGGTTCGAGAAGACCGCCGGCGGCGAGTGGTCGGCGTGGAGTTCCTGGGCTTCGCCGGGGACAGCCGTGTCATAG